In the genome of Peptococcaceae bacterium 1198_IL3148, the window AATGGTGGACAACGGTTATTTGAAATTGAACACCGAGGTTTATGGTGGCCCGATATTAAATACATGGCTAGATCGGCCGCTGGCGTTGGCTGGTCGGGTTAGCCTGCGTAGTAAAAATCCGTTAAGGCCGGCACATAAATTGGTCAATATCAATAAGCCGGTGGCCATTATTCCTAATTTATCTATTCATATCAACCCTAAAGTCAATGAAGGTTGGCATCTGAATAAACAAAAGGATACCTTGCCGATGCTGCAAGTGGTTACTGCAGGGTTCGAGCGCAACCATTACTTGCTTAATCTACTTTCAAACCAATTAAAGGTAAAACCCAATGACATTTTGGACTTCGATTTATTTTTATATGAATATGAACGGGGTAGCGTTATTGGCTTAGAACAAGAGTTTATATCGGCCTCTAGAATAGATGATTTGAGTATGGTACACGCAGGTCTCAAAGCTTTGTGTAGTACCACCCCAACCAGCGGTATTAATGTATTGGCTTGTTTTGATAACGAGGAGGTGGGCAGCACCACCAAACAAGGGGCAGATTCACCAATGTTGGCCCACCTGTTGGAACGAATAATTTTATGCTTAAACAAAAACAAAATTGTACTGTCCAATAAAAGTAGAGAGGATTATTTTCGAGCATTGGCCAACTCCTTTTTAATTTCGGCGGACATGGCCCATGCTGTTCACCCCAACAGCCCCGAACGGCATGACCCTACCAACAAACCGCTGATTAACCAAGGGCCAGTCATTAAAGTTAATGCCAATCAGAAGTACACCAGTGACAGCGATTCGGTGGCGGTCTTTGAAAGACTGTGTACTGATAATAACATTCCAGTACAAAAATTTGTTAACCGTTCCGATGTCCGGGGAGGTTCCACCATTGGGCCCATCAGCGCCTCCCAAGTCAACATTCGTGCGGTGGATATCGGCAACCCAATGCTGGCGATGCACTCCATCAGGGAACTGGCGGGCGTCAAGGATCACAGCTATATAATTAGTGCCTTTGAAGCCTTCTATAAACTATAAGTCAGAGAATAATTGCTTTTTGATGGGCGAAAGATAACATAATAAAGGAGGGGAAACTGATGATTGCTGGTGGAAGAAAAAATGAGTAAAGTAATTAACCTAAATCAGCCGGTAAAAGAAATTTGTGACGCCTACCCAGAGGCCAAAGAAATACTAAAGGGGTTGGGGTTTGTGCAAATTACCAACCCGATGATGTTAAAGACGATGGGTAAAGTGATGACGTTAACTAAAGGTTCGGCGATGATGGGTGTAGATATTGACAAAATTAAAAAGGCCTTTGAAGATAAGGGTTATGAGGTGAAAGATTAAATTATAAACCAGCATCCAATGTAGCTAATATTTTGGATGGTGGTTTTATTTTGTTTATTATATTATAATATGTCCAATTGTAAGGACCAGTTTAAAGAGTGCTGTGATACCACAAATTCAGAAAGGCGGGTAGGATATGCAAGCTTTAGTGGTAATTGATATGTTAAAGGATTTTATCGATCAAGATGGTGCGCTGTGTACCGGACCAGCGGGCGAAAATATTGTTGGCTTTATTCAAGATAAAATACAAGAGTTTAGGAAACAGGGGCATCCCATTATATTTATTTGCGACCACCATCAACCAGACGATAAAGAGTTTGACATGTTTCCTCCCCACTGTATTGCCGATACCGAAGGGGGCAACATAATTGCTCAGTTGGCAGTTGAAAAGGGCGATAAGATTATCCAGAAAAGACGTTATAGTGCCTTTTTTGGCACCGAACTGGATCTGTACCTCCGGGAAAAGGGAGTGCAGGAAATTTTCCTGGTGGGAGTATGCACCAATATTTGTGTGTTATATACCGCGGCCGATGCTAGAAATCTAGCCTATAAAGTGAATATCTACCGCGACGGCGTGGCCTCCTTTGATGCAGCGGCCCATCAATTTGCCCTTAAGGAAGCAGAAAAAACATTGGGTTGTCATATATTATAGGTAAATAATAAATCTAAAAGACCAGTATCAAAAAATAACCGATGCTGGTCTTTTAGATTTAAAAAATTTTAAAAGACCTGTCATGTTTTAACCTTCGCCGGTGTCTATATTATGAAACGGTGAGGGGGGGTTAATATTAGCGCTAATACACCGGCTTTAACCATCGAAGCCGTTCCGATTTGTGGTGAAAAAATGGAAAGTTCCTTTCAACAAATTTATCAACAACTTTATGCCAAACTGGTGCGGCAAGCTGTTTTTATGTTGGGTGAACGGGCTGCCGCTGAGGATGTGGTGCAAGAAGCATTTTTACGCTTGCATAATATAGGCATAACGGCGGTAAATAATCCATCGGCTTGGCTGGGTAGAGTGACCAACAATTTATGTTACAACTACATGCGGGGTGAAGGCAATCGGCGCCGCCGGGAAGAAAAGGTGAGTAGCTTACCTAATTATTGCGATAACAACTTGGTAGCACCATCGGCCGAAGACACTGTGCTGGATAAGGTTGAGTTGCAATTAATTCGTCAGGCATTGCAACAACTTCAACCCCGGGACCGCATGGTGCTGTTGATGAAATTTTCTGGTTACAAATACCATGATATTGCTGCCGCTGTGGATATAAATAAAACTTCGGTGGGCACAGTTTTAGCCAGGGCGAGGGAACGTTTTAAACAGGAATATCAACGTATCACTAATAATTAGGGGGTGGCTGGATGCAGTGTCCAGATAGAGGTACTTGGCAGGCATATATAGATGATGAAGTATCGTCAACAGAAAAAGTTACATTGGAGCAGCATGCTGAAGGTTGTCCCAAATGCCAACAAATATTGACGGAAATTTCCGATCTGGCCATGTGGTCTGAGGATAAGTTGGCCCAGTATCAAGGGTTAATTTTAGATGATGACAATACTAAAGAAAATCAAACACAGATAACTAAAGGGAGAGATTTTTGGATGACCAAAGGTATTAAAAAATGGGTTGCGGTGGCAGCTTCGGTGGCAGTACTGGCAGGATCACTAACCTTGACGCCGGTACAAGATGCAGTGGCAGATTTATTATCAATTTTTAGAGTGCAAAAGATTGAAACGGTAAAAATAAACCCAGCGGAGTTAAACCAAATGGCTAGGGACATAGAGGCTAAAGTGGGTCAGGTGGACTTGCAGCAATTTGGTGAAGTACAGTTTTTAAACACCAATGAATTACAAACATTAACATTGGCAGAAGCCAAGAACACCGTGAATTTCGACCTAAAAGAACCGAAATTTATACCAAATAACTTTACCCTGGATGAACAGGTTAATGTAATGCGGGAAAACACAGCGGAATTTAAGCTGAATGTCGAACCGGTTAACGCCATGTTAAAAAGCCTAGGCGCTAAAACACTGTTGCCTGATACTTTATCAGGCCAGGCATTTACCATCAAAACCCCCGATGGTGTGCAAATGAATTACCAAAATAAGGATAACAAGTTTTTTAGCTTTTATCAGTCTAATAGCCCCGAGGTTAGAGTTCCCGATGGGGTAAACCCCAATGAGTTGCGGGCGGCACTGTTGGATCTGCCAATACTGCCGGAAGATTTGCGTACCCAGTTGGCGGCCATTGAGGATTGGCAACACACCATGGTTATACCAGAAGCTGAAGCTTCCGAAGTGGTGACCATTGATGGTCATCAAGGAATATTTACCAGTAGTCCCCACGGCGGCTTTAGTAATTTGATGTGGGTAGATAACGGTGTTATTTATCAAATCAGTGGTGAGTTGGATCGGGATAGCATGATCAAAGTTGCTCAGTCAATTTACTAAATATTGGAGAGATGATGTTGCTAGCAATTGAGACAAAAGGACTGACTAAGACCTATCAAGGCCATGGGGGCTGTCGGGATATTTCCCTGGCAGTCCCTAGGGGCTCTGTTTTTGGCTTGCTGGGACCAAATGGTGCCGGCAAAAGCACGTTGGTGAAAATGTTGGTGGGACTACTGCATCCCACCTCGGGTGAAGGAAAAATTTTAAATCAACCGCTAAATGATCTGTCAATGCGCCAAAGAATTGGTTTTTTGCCTGAGAATTTTAGTTATCACGACTGGCTCACCGGGGAGGACTTGTTACGTTTTCATGGTTCTTTGTACGGCCTGTCTAAAGATCAACTGAATCGCAGAGTACCTCAAGTGTTACAGATGGTGGGGCTAACCGGCCATGGTAATAAGCGGGTGGGCAGTTACAGTAAAGGTATGCAACAGCGGGTGGGTTTGGGTTGTGCCTTGGTTAACAACCCGGAGATAATTTTTTTGGATGAACCCACATCGGCGTTGGACCCCATTGGTAGAAAAGCGGTGCGCGACTTGATGGAAACTTTAAAACAACAGGGAAAAACTGTGTTTATTAACAGCCACCTGTTAAGTGAATTGGAAACGGTATGCGACCAAATAGCCATTATTAAAGCGGGTAGATTGATCTTTCAAGGTGATTGGCGAGAAATGTTATCCCAAGGATGTCGGGCAAAAATAATTGTTGGCAATCAAGCGCCCCTAAATCAGTTGTTGGAAAGCCTAAAATCAGAGGTGACGCTAATATCCCAAGATCAAATTACCGCCGATAAACAACAAATAATTTTGTCTTTAACTTCCGAGCAGGTTATCCCCCGGGTAGTCAGTAGTTTGGCTAAGAATGGCTGGCAAATTTATGAAGTGACGCCGATGATGGATTCTTTAGAGAAAATCTTTTTACAGTATGTCAACAACACCGATGGCTCAGCAGAAGGAAGGTAGTGCCGTGCTTAACATTGCTAGATTAACCTTTATGGAAGCGGGAAAAAAGAAAATCTTTTTTGTCACCATTATTTTGACACTGGCCTTTCTGTTGCTATATGGTTTAGGTCTGCATTTTACTGATAAAGAAATGGCAGAGATAAACGCTGTCCTTGGGGCACAGTTGGCTGTACAGCAAATTGTTGGCAATCAATTATTGGGTTTGGGATTATATTTATCTTCATTTATGCTGTCGTTGTTGGCGTTGATGGTCAGTGTCGGTTCCATTGCGTCAGAGGTGGAAAGTGGTTTGCTACATGCCATTGTATCTAAACCCATTAGGCGACGGGACATTGTGCTGGGCAAGTTTTTAGGCTATGGGCTAATGCTGACAGCCTATTCTTTGGTGTTGTTTATCATGTTGTTGTTATTAAATTGGATCTTTAATGACATCGCGCTCACCCTTTTAACACCGGCTAATTTTTTTTATGGCGTTTTTATCTTTGTTTTACAGCCGCTAGTATTATTGGGTTTGGCCTTAGTGTTTTCCACCAGCTTTAGAACTATGGCAGCGGGTATCATCACCTTTGCATTCTATGGTCTAAGCATTGTTGGCGGCTTTATGGAACAAATTGGCGCTCTGATTAACAAAACAGCGTTAATTAACACCGGCATTGTAACCAGCTTAGTTATGCCCAGTGACGCCTTGTTTAGAAAACTAATAAGTGTGTTAACCAACAGTGAAGCTAATCCCTTATCATCTTTAACTGGGCCAATGGGGGTAGGAATACCACCCAGCAATGCCATGATTGTCTATGCTTGTTTGTATTTAGTGGCCTGTGTGGGATTGGCTGTTTCTAAATTTGCCAAGAAAGATCTATAGACCCTTAACTAAACTTCAAAAATGAGATTGCTTAACAATAAAAATACATCTTGATTATATATTTAGATTGTGTTAAACTCTGGAATAACTTAAAAAATAAATACAGACAAAGCGAAGATTGAGAAGAGTAGCTATAAATTGAAAACTCCAGAGAGTCGCTGGCTGGTGGGAATGCGGCAGGGATATTTATGGTGAATGGGCTCATGAGTGCGGTCCGAAAATATTTAGTAGGCATCGCCGGAAATCCTATCCGTTATCAATTGGACGTGTATGATAGTACATGGTTTAAGGTGGGCATAGTAATATGCCAATTTGGGTGGTACCGCAGGAGATTACCTCTTGTCCCTTACATGGGATGAGAGGTTTTTTGTTTTAGCAGGCCGTGAAACTACTCTAATATCATACACAAATAATCACAAAAATAAAATTTAAGGGGGAGTATGGTTATGATTAACAATGGTGGTTATTTTGGTGAATTTGGTGGCAGATTTGTACCTGATCAGTTAGTGGCACCGCTGGCAGAGTTGGAAGAACATTTTTACAAGTACATTCAAAATCAAGAGTTTCTGAACGAACTGAATTATTATTTCAAACAATATGTAGGGCGGTGCAGCCCACTCTATTTAGCAGCAAGGTTAACCGAACAGGTGGGTGGAGGTAAAATTTACCTAAAGAGAGAAGATTTAAACCACACCGGTGCTCACAAAATTAACAACGCCCTCGGTCAGATACTGCTGGCCAAAAAGATGGGTAAAAAAAGAATTATTGCGGAAACAGGCGCGGGACAACATGGAGTGGCAACGGCCACCGCATGTGCCCTTTTTGGCCTGGAGTGTGTTATTTACATGGGTGAAGTTGATATTAAGAGACAGGAATTGAATGTATTCCGCATGGAACTATTGGGAGCCCAGGTACAGCCAGTTACTTCAGGTACTGGTACATTAAAAGATGCGGTGGATGAGGCGCTAAATGACTATATGTTAAATTACAAAGATACTTTTTATTTGTTGGGTTCCGCCGTTGGCCCCCATCCTTATCCCACCATGGTGCGTGAATTTCAAAGTGTTATCGGTCGGGAGGCCCGAGAGCAGATTCTAGAAATGGAGGGTAGACTACCCGATTACCTGATAGCCTGTGTTGGTGGGGGAAGCAATGCCATCGGCCTGTTCCATCCATTTTACCAGGACAGTTCGGTAAAGATGATTGGCGTTGAGCCGGCAGGTAAAGGGTTAGACACCGACGACCATGCGGCCAGTATTAATAAGGGTACGGTGGGGATTATTCACGGATTTAAGTGTTATACGTTACAGGATGAAAATAATGAACCATTACCAGTATATTCTGTTGCGGCAGGACTCGATTACCCTGGGGTTGGCCCCGAACACAGTTATTACAGCGCAAGCGGCAGAGCTAAATATGAAGCCATTACTGACCAAGAAGCGCTGGCAGCTTTTATGCAACTATCCAAAACCGAAGGCATTATTCCTGCCATTGAAAGTGCCCATGCGGTGGCCTACGCTATCAAACTGGCAAAAGCATTAACTCCGGACCAGATTATTATTGTAAACTTATCGGGACGCGGGGACAAGGATGTCAACCAAGTGAAGGATATGATCCACAGGGGAGAATTTGTTTAAGTGGTACAAAGCTTATAGACAACAGCTTTGCATTATCCCTCTCACAAAGTGCCAGAAGGTAGGGGTCACCTTTTGGTACTTTCCCTTTTCTTTTAGTACTTTGTTGCCTTATATCCAACAACAATGTTGGATAAACTGTAAGAAAAGAGGGAGGGTATGCGTAAATATGGAACTGACAATGCACATGCAGTCCGAAGTGGATGAATTTGATATCCGGAGGTTACAAGAAAGGATAGAAGAAATCGGCTATACAGATGAACTTACCATTACTATGGAGGCAGCAGATGCCCATGAAGCCGTTGCCATTATTGAGTTGTTGGAAGAGAATGGTTTTTCCCACGAAGTAAAAGGTAGCCACGATGGTAATACCTTTAGCATTATTGCCCGCAGAATGCTACATTGAGATAATACATACAAAATACCCCCCGCCCTGGCAGGGGGTATTATTTTCTTTAACCCTTAAGTATTTTGGTTACGCAGTCCTTAACTTTGTTGCCGTCGGCCTTGCCCTTAACCAAAGGCATAATTTCTTTCATTAACTTGCCCATGTCCTTGGGTTCGCTGCATCCCAACTGCTGACACTTTTCCTTAACTAATTGTTCCAGTTCATCGTCGGACATTTGAGCAGGCAGGTATTTTTCCAAAATTTCTATTTCCCTTTGGTATTGATCGATTAAATCCTGCCGGTCACCAAAGGTGGGGATGGCATCGCGACGCTGTTTTACTTCTTTGACCAGTACATCAATTTCCTCGGCTTCGGTTAACGGCTGACCCAATTCCTTGGCCTTAAGTTGCATATTATTAATGGCCATTCGCACCACGGTGGTGGTGAATTTATCTTTGCTTTTCATAGATTCTATCATTTTGGCCTTCAATTGTTCTAGAATCAAAGCAATCATCTCCTAACATTTCAAGATGTTTTCATTATATAGAAAAAGTGGCAAATATTCAAATTAAGGGTTAAGGTCTTGTTTTATCAGGTTAAATATATTATAATTGTATTAATTAGACAGTAAATGATTTGTTTAAGATTTAGTATAAGTGTACTTATAATGTGTACATAGTTACTATATTAAATAAAAAGGAGAATAAAGATTAGTGAAAAATATTCATCACGGTGGGATTGTTGTTTATGCTGTTGTGGCAGCGACGTTGGCGTTGGTTACGCTGTTGGTGACTCCCAAACCGGTGGAAACCGCACAGTTGATGTCAGTGTTAACTTTCTTCGGTTAAATATTAGATAGAACAAAAGGCACTCTGTTAGGTGACAGAGTGCCTGCGTATTTTAAAAATAATTTAATCACAGTCCAACGATCCAGATAATATTGCGCTGCCCGTTTGCTTAGTGATGGTATTGACCGGACGCACCTCGATGACAGTGTCGGGGGTTAATGATGCGCTAATTTCAGCAAAAGTGCCGGCCCAGGTGGTTAATGGTTCCATAGAAGGATACAATATCCACCGCCAAGCAATATTACTGGGAATGGATGTAAGAGCTTCATAGCCATTGAAAGCACCATAGACAGAAGGTTTAGGCAGTCCATGGGCCACAATGCTGATGGCGGTACGACCGGGCCTAATGTCAGCTAATGTTCTGATCATAGCGCTGCCTAGGGCATCTGTGGAAACACGTTTTTCTTTGGGTTTTAGCAGGGTACAACTAGGTAATTTCACTGGTTCGGGTTTCGGTGGTAATTCGGGAATACATAATACGTCACCCGGGAAAATGACACTTGGGTCTTGAATATGCTTATTGGCGTCGATTAAGTCTTGGGGGACGACATCATAATGCTCAGCAATCAACCACATGGTATCTCCGGCTTTAACGGTGTAGCGATTGGCAAAACCACTGGGACATGAAGAAGGGACACGGGGAGATTTTTGACGGAACAACATTTTCATAACGACCTCCTTAAAAGCTGCACTTATTGGTGCAATGAAGACATTGTTCTTATATGTTATGTGATTAATTGCTTACTGGTTACGATCTACTGGTTTGTAAATTGCTTGAAAAGTTTCTGTTGAGTTTATCTTTTTCGGCCATCGGACACCATGTTTTCTTGTCCCGCAAATATCACCACATATTTTCCAAACTGCGATATTGCAATGCTTCTGCCATGTGAGAGGCTTCGATGCTGTCGCTGCCGGCTAAATCAGCAATGGTGCGGGCCACTTTTAACAATTTATCGTGGCTGCGGGCAGATAGATTTAGTTGTTTAAAGGCTGTTTTTAGCAGAGCCTTAGCTTCGCTGGTGGCCCGGCAGTGTTTTCTCACTAAGGAGGCGGGCATTTGCGCGTTGCAGGTGACGGTGGGTTTACTATTGGCGAAACGTTGACGTTGTATAGCCCGGGCCTTTTCAACCCGCTCTTTGATCAGAGCCGATGCTTCGCCAGGTTCTGCTTTTTCTAAATCACTAAACTCCACTCTGGTTATCTCAACGTGCATATCAATGCGGTCCAAAAGTGGTCCAGACAATCGGCGCAGGTAACGCTGAATCTGCACCGGACTGCAGGAGCATTCTTTGGATTTATCTCCGTAATAACCGCACGGACAGGGGTTCAGGAACCAACTTAGAAAAACTAAACGTGGTAGAAACATTTGCATATGCTCTACCGGTGTTGGGATCGATTTTGGTGTTAACTGTTATTTCCTTGACTAACGTTCGGACCACCGAGCGTTTATCATCAAATGATGGCTCGCCCTTGATCCTTTCTTTTAAATCCATCAGCATTTCTTCGGCTGTTTCAAATTGTGTAGTGTAATTTTTATCTTGGGTTAGTTTTTGTTCAAGCTCTTTTATATGTTGCTCAAGTGATAGAGTTTCTTTCTCGATTTTATTTAGCTGGTTAGTAACATCACCAATATTAATAACTTTCTTTCTGTAGAGATCGAGGATGCTTTGCTTTTCGGTCTCTTTGTCTTTTATAGATCTGCTTATTAGCTGCATTTCGGTTTCAATTTCTGCTTTGTGAGATTTCTGTTCTTCTATATTATCCTGCAATTCTTTGATAGCATCTCCGGGGTTAAGTATAAAGTTGACGCATGTTTGCCATGTGATTTCTTCAATCCAGTCTTTAGGGATGTTTTTTGACTTACATTTACCATTCAGGGGACCGGCATAAGCATTTTTACCACCGCAAACATAGTAGGCCTTCAATTTACCCCCAGGGCCCTTGTAAGCGGTGCCATGGTATGTTAGTCCACATTCACCACACTTGATTAGTCTGCGAAGTAAATACTGCCGCTTAGAGTTCCGGGTTGCTTCTAACATGTTACCGTGTAGCACTTGCTGAGCTTTATCCCATGCTTCTTCATCGACAATTGCCGGCATTTCACGGGGGATCAGTTCCCTGACTTTGTCCGAACGTTTTCCGTAGTAGTGTATGCCTTTATAAGTAGTGTTTTTCAAAATCCGTTGTACCTTATTTGGCCGCCAGATGCCGGAGGTGTTTACCTTTCTTTTGCCACGCTGCATTTTACGGTCATCTTTTGCGTAGTGGGTAGGGATGCTGAGTGAGTTAAGGTAGTCAGCAACTTTGATGGTTGAGTAGCCTTGCTCAGCAACTAGTTTAAAAATGAGCTTAATCACATCAGCTTCGCTCATGTTTAACCCAGGAAGCGGGTTGTTGTTTACTTCTAGATACCCGTCATCATTAACTAGATATCCATAGGGCACAATGCCGCCAAGCCATTTGCCGGCCTTGGCAGCTCTGTTAGCCCCGTGCCACATGCGACTTAATATATTTTCGCGCTCTAGGTCTGCAACACCGGCCAGAATGGTAAGAAGAAAGCGACCATTAGGATCACCTGTGTCGAATGGCTCGGTCATGCTACGGATTTTAATACCGTGCTGTTCCAAGTCATAAACTGCATTAAGAATTACCCTGGCCGAACGACCCAAGCGGTCAATTTTATAGATTAGGAGTAGGTCAAACTTTTTAGCTTTAGCATCTTCGAGTGCCCTTTTACCTTCTGGGCGCATTTCAAGGGGGAGGGTGCCGGTAATACCGTCATCCTTGAACCACTCTACAATATCTAGTTGATGAAGATCACAGTATTTTTTTGCAAATTCTATTTGGTTTTCTATAGTGCCGCGTTCCTGTTGATCCTCTGAGGACACACGGCAGTAAATAGCTACACGCATATGGGGACACCTGCCTAAGATGAATTACAGAACAAACGTTCTACTTACATGGTATTAGACAACATTTGCCTATATTCCTGCATGGTGATGTTAATTGTAGGAGAGTAATATAAGAGGAGTGCAGTTGGCGGGATTTAAATAGGTTTTAAAGAAGAAACAGGACCAAAGGGATTGCCCATTTCCCTCAGCCCTGTTTCGCGGGTTAACTCTTATTACGGTCCGTTTCTAGAATATGCATTACCACATAAAAGCATCATTATTAAAGACCTCCTTGCTTTAAAAGAGTCATACCCTTTGGCTTGGAGTTATATAATGACATCTAATGCTAATGATATTAAACTTATACTACGCTGACACTGAAATTTCCTGTTAGTTATCAAAATTTACACCAAATAATTCGGGGTTGATTCTCGCTTTTAAGGACCGCAAGCACTCAAGGACTTTGGAGCTGGTTGTATCTCTGTTGCCAGAGACCTACTAATCCACGGGCAAATGGACCCCTGCCAGATTGAAACAACCCGCAAAATTTTGGCTGAATTATAAACCCTATATACTGAAATAGCATATATTATGAATAGAGTGCATATACTAGCTATTATATCTGCGGTGAGCCTATTACTTCATCAGCTGCACCACGAGTAAACTGAATGTTATCATTAGCATCAACGCTTGATAATTTGTCATTAGTATCCTCCGCCAAACTTGCGGCAGAATTTTATCCCGGGGTGGGCAGCCCGGGATTTTTGCTTATAGTAATTTAAACAAATCAATTTAATATTAATGACGTTGTGGTTAATATGTGTATAATAAGCGTAATAGTATCATGTATTATAAGGATTTGGGGGGTATTATAGATGTATGCATACTATCATGAGCATTTTGAGTTATCAAATTTTGACTCGTTTATAAGAGTGACCTGCGTTTGTTCAAAAGATTTTATTTGGAGTGCAGATCCCTCACAAGAGCAATATCATCGGTGTCCCCATTGCTCTGAATTGTGGGTGATTGGTAGAGTTGGTGGTTTTATAACTTTATTAAGGAAAAAGACAGGTGCTAAGATTAAGCTTTGGGTTGGCGAAATTAATAACGCTTATCTGGACGATCCTCCTTTGAACGTACCAAAGTAGTTTCAACTTTAGTTTTGGTCTTAAGTTTATTAGCCCAACGACCCTCTTCTTCTCCAGTTGATAGATCGGTAACTTTTTTATAGCGTACCTTGCTTGGCTGAAACAGAATGTTTCTTATCTGATCCAAATCTTTGGGTGGTGGAGTAATAGGGCCGAATAATAATTTTAGGTACTTTTTCCATAACGTAGGTTTAATCAAAATGTTTTCAAGGGTTTCCAAAATAATTTTGCTATGTTTCCTAAAAGTTAATGCTTCATAATTTGTAGGCTCAGATAAGATATTTGGTAGCAACTCCTGTAACTTTCTGCTTGCCATAATTTGTTTGACTTCATTATCAAATATAGCGGCGCTTTGCTCTTGCGTTTCTGCACCTTTAAGTAAAAGGAATTTCTTAATACAAGAACTGCCGACAAGAAAAACCTTGCCAGTACCGATATTTGATATTACAAAATTCGTTTTTAGTCCAGGTTGATTACATAATTCACATTTATCTGTAAAACGTTCAAATTTATCATAATCTCCCTCTAATATTATCTCGGTTAATTCCCATTCTCTGCGGGCTTCTTCCCATTCGGTTTCCTTGCTATTGGCAATAATTCTTTCTTTGACTAACTTAAAATCTTTTTGCGTTACTTTTTCTTCGTGTCCAACTAAAATATTGTTCCTTCTTTTATTTCTAAGCCCAGCTACGTTTCTTCTTCTACTCATAGACCCTCCTTAAAACTAGTTAATACCACTGCGTACTTAGTAAAAAGCTGTTGCATTTTGTCGTTTGTCTTACATACACCAAAACCACCCAGTGTTTGGGTGGTTTTACGTTGCTGTTATCT includes:
- a CDS encoding recombinase family protein; this encodes MRVAIYCRVSSEDQQERGTIENQIEFAKKYCDLHQLDIVEWFKDDGITGTLPLEMRPEGKRALEDAKAKKFDLLLIYKIDRLGRSARVILNAVYDLEQHGIKIRSMTEPFDTGDPNGRFLLTILAGVADLERENILSRMWHGANRAAKAGKWLGGIVPYGYLVNDDGYLEVNNNPLPGLNMSEADVIKLIFKLVAEQGYSTIKVADYLNSLSIPTHYAKDDRKMQRGKRKVNTSGIWRPNKVQRILKNTTYKGIHYYGKRSDKVRELIPREMPAIVDEEAWDKAQQVLHGNMLEATRNSKRQYLLRRLIKCGECGLTYHGTAYKGPGGKLKAYYVCGGKNAYAGPLNGKCKSKNIPKDWIEEITWQTCVNFILNPGDAIKELQDNIEEQKSHKAEIETEMQLISRSIKDKETEKQSILDLYRKKVINIGDVTNQLNKIEKETLSLEQHIKELEQKLTQDKNYTTQFETAEEMLMDLKERIKGEPSFDDKRSVVRTLVKEITVNTKIDPNTGRAYANVSTTFSFSKLVPEPLSVRLLRR
- a CDS encoding ATP-binding protein, translating into MQMFLPRLVFLSWFLNPCPCGYYGDKSKECSCSPVQIQRYLRRLSGPLLDRIDMHVEITRVEFSDLEKAEPGEASALIKERVEKARAIQRQRFANSKPTVTCNAQMPASLVRKHCRATSEAKALLKTAFKQLNLSARSHDKLLKVARTIADLAGSDSIEASHMAEALQYRSLENMW
- a CDS encoding LysM peptidoglycan-binding domain-containing protein, translated to MKMLFRQKSPRVPSSCPSGFANRYTVKAGDTMWLIAEHYDVVPQDLIDANKHIQDPSVIFPGDVLCIPELPPKPEPVKLPSCTLLKPKEKRVSTDALGSAMIRTLADIRPGRTAISIVAHGLPKPSVYGAFNGYEALTSIPSNIAWRWILYPSMEPLTTWAGTFAEISASLTPDTVIEVRPVNTITKQTGSAILSGSLDCD
- a CDS encoding GatB/YqeY domain-containing protein, which translates into the protein MILEQLKAKMIESMKSKDKFTTTVVRMAINNMQLKAKELGQPLTEAEEIDVLVKEVKQRRDAIPTFGDRQDLIDQYQREIEILEKYLPAQMSDDELEQLVKEKCQQLGCSEPKDMGKLMKEIMPLVKGKADGNKVKDCVTKILKG